A genome region from Primulina eburnea isolate SZY01 chromosome 9, ASM2296580v1, whole genome shotgun sequence includes the following:
- the LOC140842013 gene encoding leucine-rich repeat receptor protein kinase HPCA1-like, whose translation MGNMKCFWKMGSRILVGLLIIAARILAVFPLTDINDLAALNALKSSWNNLPPNWVGADPCGGTWDGVNCTDSRVTSMMLAGTGLEGSDLSDIPSLTGLQFLDLSNNIGLKGILPPSIGNLKNLRILILVGCSFSGPIPDSIGSLPQLVFLSLNSNSFTGSIPPSIGNLSQLSWLDLSQNKLTGTIPVSNETATGLDKLLRARHFHLSMNQISGPIPDRLFSSNMNLIHVMFDNNKLIGNIPVSLGHVKTLEVVRIDWNTMDGSIPSNLGNLTSLNELYLSNNNFNGSIPNLTGMNVLQYVDMSNNSFNASEMPQWFTSLQSLTTLIMENTMLRGQIPVDIFSLPQLETLELGNNNLNGTLDIGSSYSSNLNLDLQNNSITDFKQKTDSNLPLITLVGNPICTTAGATQKFCTIEKQNNSFSSSNDCGGKSCRRDETLSRSCQCSHPYTGTLHFFSFSFTDFQNSTYYNELHGRIMNILLASGLPVDSVIVSNPTININSYLEISLQLFPSDQDSFNRTSVSGIGFLLNRQPFEIKYFGPFYFIDEPYCCFAGSKKSSNTGLIIGLVVGGTVLVILICLSGIYAIRQKKKAKRAYEQSNPFASWDPEKESGAVPQLQGAKWFSFEDLRKCTDNFSDSNCIGTGGYGKVYKGTVGSGKLVAIKRAQQGSMQGAHEFKTEIELLSRIHHKNVVSLVGFCYEQGEQMLIYEYISNGTLRDSLSGKSGLWLDWNKRLRIALDAARGLSYLHELADPPIIHRDVKSTNILLDDHLNAKVADFGLSKPLDDIGKGYVTTQVKGTLGYMDPEYYMTQQLTEKSDVYSFGVVLLELVSARPPIQHGKHIVRLVQEAMGNQRELQNLDQVIDPTLESAAKLSGLQKFLDMAMSCVKESAIDRPTMGEVVREIENVTELAKFDKKTDTGYRSSSYEETTDESPLHSGATEGYDVSYGSFPFHVERR comes from the exons ATGGGGAATATGAAGTGTTTCTGGAAAATGGGTTCAAGAATTCTTGTGGGCTTGCTGATTATTGCTGCTCGGATTCTAGCTGTATTTCCACTCACGGATATTAATGATC TTGCTGCGCTAAATGCTCTAAAATCTAGCTGGAATAACCTGCCACCGAACTGGGTGGGGGCTGATCCTTGTGGCGGTACATGGGATGGAGTTAACTGCACTGATAGCCGTGTGACATCAAT GATGTTAGCAGGAACAGGTTTGGAAGGTAGCGACTTGAGTGACATTCCGTCGTTGACGGGTTTACAGTTTTT GGATCTTTCGAACAACATTGGTCTCAAAGGGATTCTTCCTCCTTCGATTGGGAACTTGAAAAACCTTAGGATTCT AATTTTGGTTGGTTGCAGCTTTTCTGGTCCCATTCCAGATTCTATAGGATCTTTGCCACAGTTGGTATTTCT ATCTCTGAACTCTAATAGCTTCACTGGCTCGATTCCTCCTTCTATTGGAAATTTATCTCAGCTTTCCTGGCTGGATCTGAGTCAAAACAAGCTTACGGGTACTATTCCCGTCTCTAATGAAACAGCAACTGGTTTGGATAAGCTACTCCGTGCTAGACACTT CCACCTTTCCATGAATCAAATATCTGGACCCATCCCTGATCGACTGTTCAGTTCCAATATGAACCTGATACACGT GATGTTCgacaataacaaactcatcgGGAATATACCTGTGTCTCTTGGACATGTAAAGACATTGGAGGTCGT ACGCATTGATTGGAATACAATGGATGGATCCATTCCTTCAAACCTCGGGAATCTTACAAGTCTGAATGAGCT GTACTTGtctaataataatttcaatggAAGTATTCCCAACCTCACTGGCATGAATGTTCTACAATATGT GGACATGAGCAATAACAGTTTTAATGCATCGGAAATGCCACAATGGTTCACCAGCCTCCAGTCTTTGACCACATT GATAATGGAGAACACAATGCTTCGAGGACAAATTCCAGTTGACATCTTTAGCCTTCCTCAACTGGAGACATT GGAGCTCGGAAACAATAATCTTAATGGAACCTTAGATATTGGCAGCAGCTATAGCAGCAACTTAAATCTTGATTTGCAGAATAATTCCATCACCGACTTTAAGCAAAAAACAGATAGCAACTTGCCGCTAATTAC GCTTGTTGGTAATCCCATTTGTACTACAGCCGGAGCAACGCAAAAGTTTTGCACAATTGAGAAGCAGAACAATAGCTTTTCATCATCGAATGATTGCGGGGGAAAGTCATGCCGCAGAGATGAAACTTTGAGTCGTAGTTGTCAATGTTCCCATCCATATACTGGGACGCTGCactttttttccttttccttcaCAGATTTCCAAAATTCAACTTATTACAATGAGCTTCATGGGAGAATAATGAATATTCTTCTCGCCAGTGGGCTTCCAGTTGATTCAGTTATTGTTAGCAATCCAACTATCAACATTAATTCTTACCTAGAGATCTCACTGCAGCTATTTCCTTCTGACCAAGATTCATTCAACAGAACATCAGTTTCAGGAATCGGTTTCCTTCTCAATCGCCAGCCTtttgaaatcaaatattttggACCGTTCTACTTCATCGATGAACCATATTGTTGTTTTGCAG GGTCCAAAAAGTCGTCAAATACTGGCCTTATCATTGGGTTAGTGGTTGGTGGTACTGTTCTCGTGATCCTGATTTGCTTGTCTGGAATTTATGCTATTCGGCAGAAGAAAAAAGCAAAAAGAGCATATGAACAGAGTAACCCCTTTG CTTCTTGGGACCCTGAAAAAGAAAGTGGTGCTGTTCCACAGCTTCAGGGAGCGAAATGGTTTTCCTTTGAAGATCTTAGGAAATGTACTGACAATTTTTCAGACTCAAATTGCATTGGCACTGGAGGTTATGGAAAG GTTTACAAGGGGACTGTTGGTTCTGGGAAATTAGTAGCAATCAAACGAGCTCAACAAGGTTCGATGCAAGGGGCTCATGAGTTTAAAACAGAGATTGAACTTTTGTCAAGAATCCATCATAAAAATGTTGTCAGCCTTGTGGGATTCTGTTACGAGCAAGGAGAGCAAATGCTTATCTATGAGTATATTTCTAATGGTACACTTAGAGATTCTCTTTCAG GGAAGTCGGGATTGTGGTTGGACTGGAATAAAAGACTGAGAATAGCCCTTGATGCTGCCAGAGGTCTGTCATATTTGCATGAACTTGCCGACCCCCCGATCATTCACAGGGACGTTAAGTCAACGAACATTCTACTAGACGATCATTTAAATGCAAAAGTAGCTGATTTCGGTCTATCAAAACCCTTGGATGACATTGGCAAGGGTTATGTCACCACACAAGTCAAAGGGACATTG GGATACATGGATCCTGAATATTACATGACACAACAATTAACTGAAAAAAGTGACGTATATAGTTTTGGAGTGGTATTACTAGAGCTGGTATCTGCGAGACCCCCAATACAACATGGAAAACACATTGTAAGATTAGTCCAAGAAGCAATGGGAAATCAAAGAGAGCTTCAAAATCTTGACCAAGTCATTGATCCAACCCTCGAATCGGCAGCAAAATTAAGCGGGTTACAGAAGTTCTTAGATATGGCAATGAGTTGTGTTAAAGAATCAGCAATCGATAGGCCTACAATGGGCGAGGTAGTGAGAGAAATCGAGAATGTAACAGAGTTGGCTAAGTTTGACAAGAAAACAGATACAGGATACAGATCATCTAGCTACGAGGAAACAACAGATGAAAGTCCTCTACACTCAGGTGCCACGGAGGGGTATGATGTTAGCTACGGTTCATTCCCTTTTCATGTAGAACGCCGTTGA